AGTGCCAGCAGCAACTCATCGACTGGCTGCACGACAACACTGTCGACACGGTCGTCGGACCGCTCAGCTGGGACGAGACAGGCAAGCCCAATGGCGCTCACCTCATCCAGCAGTGGATCGACGGCGAGATCCTGATCGTCCTCCCCGAGGACGTCAAGGAAGGGGACTTCCTCTTCCCGAAGCCGACCTGGTGACCGGCGCATCGTGAGTGGATCCCTCCTGCTGCAAAGCGTGATCCTCGGCGTGCTGCTGGGAGGGCTCTACGCCCTCCTGGCAGCGGGCCTCACGCTCTACTTCGGCATCATGCGCGTCGTCATGATCGCGCACTCGGCCTTCCTCATCCTCGCCGCCTACCTCGCATGGTGGTTCAACCGCGAGACCGGCATCGACCCGCTCGTGTCGCTCATCGTCACCGTGCCCCTGTTCTTCGTCGCCGGTCTCCTGACGCAGCGACTGCTGGTCTCGAGGCTCAAGCCCCTCACCCTGACCATGATGTCGGTGCTCCTCACGTTCGCTGTCGCCCTCGTGATCGAGGGAGGGCTGGGGTTCATCTTCTCGGGAACCCAGCGGCGCATCCCCCTGCCCTACGCGAGCGAGAGCCTCAACTTCTTCGGCGCGCAGGTGCCGGTCGTCAAGCTCATCGCCT
The DNA window shown above is from Agromyces cerinus and carries:
- a CDS encoding branched-chain amino acid ABC transporter permease, producing MSGSLLLQSVILGVLLGGLYALLAAGLTLYFGIMRVVMIAHSAFLILAAYLAWWFNRETGIDPLVSLIVTVPLFFVAGLLTQRLLVSRLKPLTLTMMSVLLTFAVALVIEGGLGFIFSGTQRRIPLPYASESLNFFGAQVPVVKLIAFGLAALSLALLFVVLKYTRFGQALRATIQHPEAARLVGINTERVAGYGFGLGLATAAIGGTALSLDATIYPSLHWHWIGPLMAIIVVGGLGSIPGAAIAALVLGVAQSLLQLPLGSTWAQTVFYVALFLTLMFRPQGFFGGRLAQRF